In a single window of the Aminomonas paucivorans DSM 12260 genome:
- a CDS encoding helix-turn-helix transcriptional regulator, whose translation MESQKIHPLLKPYFPLVRGLAAILGKHCEVLLHDVSQPDHSIVACENGHVTGRGVGCPMTDFGLLMLTADEYRDKDGVFNYLARTQDGRLLKCGVVFLRDGEGRIIGFLCINMDASKYQAAREMLDDLFRVEMEEIRPGAVRERFSRDLDDLVEETLGEVRIWAGRPLAALSRGEKVEAVRRLQARGFFLLKGAVEVLAREMGKTKYTIYAYLREGREAKGEAPAS comes from the coding sequence ATGGAATCCCAGAAGATCCACCCCCTGCTGAAGCCCTACTTCCCCCTGGTGCGGGGTCTGGCGGCCATCCTGGGGAAGCACTGCGAGGTGCTCCTCCACGACGTGTCCCAGCCGGACCACTCCATCGTGGCCTGCGAGAACGGCCACGTCACCGGTCGGGGGGTGGGGTGTCCCATGACGGACTTCGGCCTGCTCATGCTCACCGCCGACGAATACCGGGACAAGGACGGGGTCTTCAACTACCTGGCCCGCACCCAGGACGGCCGGCTCCTCAAGTGCGGGGTGGTGTTCCTCCGGGACGGGGAGGGGCGGATCATCGGCTTTCTGTGCATCAACATGGACGCCAGCAAGTACCAGGCCGCTCGGGAGATGCTGGACGACCTGTTCCGGGTGGAGATGGAGGAGATCCGCCCGGGGGCGGTTCGGGAGCGGTTTTCCCGGGACCTGGACGACCTGGTGGAGGAGACCCTGGGGGAGGTGCGGATCTGGGCGGGGCGCCCCCTGGCGGCCCTTTCCCGGGGGGAGAAGGTGGAGGCGGTTCGCCGTCTCCAGGCCCGGGGCTTCTTCCTCCTCAAGGGGGCGGTGGAGGTGCTGGCCCGGGAGATGGGCAAGACCAAGTACACCATCTACGCCTACCTGAGGGAGGGGCGGGAGGCCAAAGGGGAGGCTCCCGCTTCTTAG
- a CDS encoding proline racemase family protein has protein sequence MIQFQNVITCIDAHTVGEPLRIVTSGFPPIPGNTILEKRAYVVEHLDHLRKLLMLEPRGHSGMYGCILTKPVTEDGDFGVLFTHNEGLSTMCGHGIIGVSKVALETGMVVPQDGPNVLRIDSPAGRVTSTSLCEGGRVKRVSFLNVPSFVHLEGLRVPVEGIGEVTADVVYGGAFYVFLDAAQLGLDVVPEQVEALVRRGMEIKHKVMEMRSIEHPLEKGLHGIYGTILTTPPQDRGDRLVSRNICVFADAEVDRSPCGTGTSARVAQLFARGVLRKDQILENHSIIDTVFQGRVAEETVVAGRPAVIPEISGTAHIMGFNQIVLDPEDPLPEGFRILGS, from the coding sequence ATGATCCAGTTTCAAAACGTCATCACCTGCATCGACGCCCACACCGTGGGGGAGCCCCTGCGGATCGTCACCTCCGGCTTTCCCCCCATTCCGGGGAACACCATCCTGGAGAAGCGGGCCTACGTGGTGGAGCACCTGGACCACCTGCGCAAACTCCTCATGCTGGAACCCCGGGGGCACAGCGGCATGTACGGCTGCATCCTCACCAAGCCGGTGACGGAGGACGGGGACTTCGGGGTCCTCTTCACCCACAACGAGGGGTTGAGCACCATGTGCGGGCACGGCATCATCGGGGTGTCCAAGGTGGCTCTGGAGACGGGGATGGTGGTTCCCCAGGACGGCCCCAACGTGCTGCGCATCGACTCCCCCGCCGGGCGGGTCACCTCCACCTCCCTCTGCGAGGGGGGACGGGTGAAACGGGTCTCCTTCCTCAACGTCCCCTCCTTCGTGCACCTGGAGGGCCTTCGGGTCCCCGTGGAGGGGATCGGGGAGGTGACCGCCGACGTGGTGTACGGCGGGGCCTTCTACGTCTTCCTGGATGCGGCGCAGCTGGGGCTGGACGTGGTGCCCGAGCAGGTCGAGGCCCTGGTGCGTCGGGGCATGGAGATCAAGCACAAGGTGATGGAGATGCGTTCCATCGAACACCCCCTGGAGAAGGGGCTTCACGGCATCTACGGCACCATCCTCACCACCCCGCCCCAGGACCGGGGGGATCGCCTGGTGAGCCGGAACATCTGCGTCTTCGCCGACGCGGAGGTGGACCGTTCCCCCTGCGGCACCGGCACCTCCGCCCGGGTGGCCCAGCTCTTCGCCCGGGGGGTTCTGCGGAAGGATCAGATCCTGGAGAACCACAGCATCATCGACACGGTGTTCCAGGGGCGGGTGGCGGAGGAGACCGTGGTGGCGGGGCGTCCCGCGGTGATCCCGGAGATCTCCGGAACCGCCCACATCATGGGGTTCAACCAGATCGTCCTGGATCCGGAGGATCCCCTGCCCGAGGGCTTCCGCATCCTGGGGAGCTGA
- a CDS encoding ornithine cyclodeaminase family protein produces MLYLDPKALLAAATLPELMDRMEQALLAEEEGKAILPLRTSVFQGEDTLMLMPCLEERTWGLKILTLKPGNPAQGRPYIDGLVVLFDGGTGAPSALMDGKLLTSLRTGAIGGLGIRHLSKPDTRSLGLVGAGVQGFWQARFGCAARDIREVWVLDAFPEKLPPFLDRLGQALPGVQVRAARSAEELLERTEAVMSATNASVPLYPEDPDRLRGHCFVAIGSYRPDMHEVPDALFGLLDRVYVDTLHALEETGDLTGPLERGILRREDVRPLADLLREPRPAPETGFYKSVGGALFDLHAADLLAQTARAKGLGTELPQ; encoded by the coding sequence ATGCTCTACCTGGACCCGAAGGCCCTGCTCGCCGCCGCTACCCTGCCGGAGCTGATGGACCGCATGGAACAAGCCCTGCTGGCGGAGGAGGAGGGAAAGGCCATCCTTCCCCTGCGCACCAGCGTCTTCCAGGGAGAGGACACCCTGATGCTCATGCCCTGTCTGGAGGAACGGACCTGGGGGCTGAAGATCCTCACTCTGAAGCCCGGCAACCCCGCCCAGGGGCGTCCCTATATCGACGGGCTGGTGGTGCTCTTCGACGGGGGCACCGGGGCTCCCTCCGCCCTCATGGACGGCAAGCTGCTCACGTCCCTGCGCACCGGGGCCATCGGGGGGCTGGGGATCCGGCACCTGTCGAAGCCGGACACCCGCTCCCTGGGATTGGTGGGCGCGGGGGTGCAGGGGTTCTGGCAGGCCCGGTTCGGCTGCGCCGCCCGGGACATCCGGGAGGTGTGGGTGCTGGACGCCTTCCCGGAGAAGCTGCCCCCCTTCCTGGACCGGCTGGGACAGGCCCTGCCGGGGGTGCAGGTGCGAGCCGCCCGCAGCGCGGAGGAGCTTCTGGAGCGCACCGAGGCGGTGATGAGCGCCACCAACGCCTCCGTGCCCCTCTACCCGGAGGACCCGGACCGGCTGCGGGGACACTGTTTCGTGGCCATCGGGTCCTACCGGCCGGACATGCACGAGGTCCCCGACGCCCTCTTCGGCCTGCTGGACCGGGTCTACGTGGACACCCTCCACGCCCTGGAGGAGACGGGGGACCTGACGGGACCCCTGGAGAGGGGGATCCTGCGGCGGGAGGATGTGCGCCCCCTGGCGGACCTGCTGCGGGAACCCCGCCCCGCCCCGGAGACGGGATTCTACAAGTCCGTGGGGGGAGCCCTCTTCGACCTCCACGCGGCGGACCTCCTGGCACAGACCGCCCGGGCCAAGGGCCTGGGGACGGAGCTGCCCCAGTAG
- a CDS encoding type I restriction endonuclease subunit R: MSENLTPHRYEPVALSEESTVVAEFLPDRVREGAYQSEAALERAFLEQLQSQAYEYLRIASEAELIANLRRQLERLNDMTFSDTEWERFFKGRIAGEKDGIVEKTARIQEDPVQVLVRDGGKEKKNVRLIDKGDIHNNRLQVINQYEAEGARSNRYDVTVLVNGLPLVHVELKRRGVDLREAFHQIDRYQRDSFWAGSGLFEYVQLFVISNGTLTKYYSNTVRGGHLAERRNGRSRRRTSNSFAFTSWWADGKNRPIMDLMSFTRTFFARHTLLNILTRYCVFDADRKLLVMRPYQIAAAERILQRIVASTNLRQWGKAEAGGYIWHTTGSGKTLTSFKTAQLALGLEGVDKVLFVVDRKDLDYQTMVEYERFEKGAANSNASTAVLQRQLEDPNARLLITTIQKLSRFVGKNKRHPVYDAHVVVIFDECHRSQFGDMHGEITRAFRRYHLFGFTGTPIFPDNAGAGGNPLRRTTEQTFGDRLHTYTIVDAIGDKNVLPFRIDTINTLRTAPVIRDKQVSAIDTERALLAPERIAQVVGYIREHFDQKTHRAVSYRVKDRMRRGFNSLLATSSIEAAKRYYAAFAEQQRDLPLPQRLKVGLIYSFAPNEEEGDGLLREEAFETDGLDSCSRDFLEGAIRDYNALFGTSYDTSNDRFQNYYKDLSLRLKQGDLDLVIVVDMFLTGFDATTLNTLWVDKNLRAHGLIQAFSRTNRILNSVKTYGNIVSFRDLEQATNDALALFGNRDARGVVLLKPYGEYYEEYKKRVEELTEEFPPDRPPVGEEQQRAFVGLFGAILRLKNILVAFDDFQGNELLSPRAFQDYQSLYLDLHAHMRGAGDGEKERINDDVVFEIELIKQVEIGVDYILMLVARYLEKKGSGEDKEIRIAIHGAVDASPSLRNKKDLIEQFVDALSAKAKVDEEWIAFISARKAQELDRIIAEEGLRADETRAFVEAAFRDGEISVTGTAITKILPPLSRFDKNGSHGLKKQRVLEKLGAFFERFFGLI, encoded by the coding sequence ATGAGCGAAAACCTCACCCCCCACCGCTACGAACCCGTCGCGTTGTCCGAGGAGAGCACCGTGGTCGCGGAGTTCCTCCCCGACCGGGTGCGGGAGGGAGCCTACCAGTCCGAGGCGGCCTTGGAAAGGGCCTTCCTAGAGCAGCTCCAGTCCCAGGCCTACGAGTACCTGCGGATCGCCTCGGAGGCGGAACTGATCGCCAACCTGCGCCGCCAGCTGGAGCGGCTCAACGACATGACGTTCTCCGATACGGAGTGGGAACGCTTTTTCAAGGGCCGCATCGCCGGGGAGAAGGACGGCATCGTGGAGAAGACCGCCCGGATCCAGGAGGACCCGGTGCAGGTGCTGGTGCGCGACGGCGGCAAGGAGAAGAAGAACGTCCGCCTGATCGACAAGGGGGACATCCACAACAACCGCCTGCAGGTGATCAACCAGTACGAGGCGGAGGGCGCCCGGTCCAACCGCTACGACGTGACGGTGCTGGTGAATGGTCTGCCCCTGGTGCACGTGGAGCTGAAGCGCCGGGGCGTGGACCTCCGGGAGGCCTTCCATCAGATCGACCGCTACCAGCGGGACAGCTTCTGGGCGGGGTCGGGGCTGTTCGAGTACGTGCAGCTTTTCGTCATCAGCAACGGCACGTTGACCAAGTACTACAGCAACACGGTTCGGGGAGGCCATCTGGCGGAGCGGCGCAACGGCCGCAGCCGACGCAGGACCTCCAACAGCTTCGCGTTCACCAGCTGGTGGGCCGACGGGAAAAACCGGCCCATCATGGATCTGATGAGCTTCACCAGAACCTTCTTCGCCCGGCACACCCTGCTGAACATCCTGACCCGCTACTGCGTGTTCGACGCGGATCGCAAGCTCCTGGTGATGCGGCCCTACCAGATCGCGGCGGCGGAGCGGATCCTGCAGCGCATCGTCGCGAGCACGAACCTCCGACAGTGGGGCAAGGCCGAAGCGGGGGGGTACATCTGGCACACCACCGGATCGGGGAAGACGCTGACCAGCTTCAAGACGGCGCAGCTGGCCCTGGGGCTGGAAGGTGTGGACAAGGTGCTCTTCGTGGTGGACCGCAAGGACCTGGACTACCAGACCATGGTGGAGTACGAGCGCTTCGAGAAGGGGGCGGCCAACTCCAACGCCTCCACGGCGGTGCTGCAGAGGCAGCTGGAGGACCCGAACGCCCGCCTCCTCATCACCACCATCCAGAAGCTCAGCCGTTTCGTGGGGAAGAACAAAAGGCATCCGGTCTACGACGCCCATGTGGTGGTGATCTTCGACGAATGCCACCGCAGCCAGTTCGGGGACATGCACGGCGAGATCACCCGGGCGTTCCGGCGCTATCATCTGTTCGGGTTCACGGGCACCCCCATCTTCCCGGACAACGCGGGAGCGGGGGGCAACCCGCTGCGCCGCACCACCGAACAGACCTTCGGGGACAGGCTGCACACCTACACCATCGTGGACGCCATCGGCGACAAGAACGTGCTGCCCTTCCGCATCGACACCATCAACACCCTCCGGACGGCTCCGGTCATCCGGGACAAACAGGTTTCGGCCATCGACACGGAACGGGCCCTGCTGGCCCCGGAGCGCATCGCCCAGGTGGTGGGCTACATCCGGGAGCACTTCGACCAGAAGACCCATCGCGCCGTCTCCTACCGCGTGAAGGATCGGATGCGGAGGGGGTTCAACTCCCTGTTAGCCACCTCCTCCATCGAGGCGGCCAAACGCTACTATGCGGCGTTTGCGGAACAGCAAAGGGACCTGCCCCTCCCGCAGCGTCTCAAGGTGGGCCTGATCTACAGCTTCGCCCCCAACGAGGAGGAAGGGGATGGGCTGTTGCGGGAGGAGGCTTTCGAGACCGACGGGCTGGACTCGTGCTCCCGGGACTTCCTGGAGGGGGCGATCCGGGACTACAACGCCCTCTTCGGCACGAGCTACGACACGTCGAACGACCGGTTCCAGAACTACTACAAGGACCTGTCGCTGCGCCTGAAGCAGGGGGACCTGGACCTGGTGATCGTGGTGGACATGTTCCTCACCGGGTTCGACGCCACCACCCTCAACACTCTCTGGGTGGACAAGAATCTGCGCGCCCACGGGCTGATCCAGGCGTTCTCGCGCACCAACCGCATCCTCAATTCGGTGAAGACCTACGGCAACATCGTTTCCTTCCGCGATCTGGAGCAGGCCACCAACGACGCCCTGGCCCTGTTCGGCAACCGGGACGCCCGGGGAGTCGTGCTGTTGAAGCCCTATGGGGAGTACTACGAAGAGTACAAAAAACGGGTGGAGGAGCTGACGGAGGAGTTCCCCCCGGATCGGCCTCCGGTGGGGGAGGAGCAGCAGAGGGCCTTCGTCGGGCTCTTCGGCGCGATCCTGCGGCTGAAGAACATTCTGGTGGCCTTCGACGACTTTCAGGGGAACGAGCTGTTGTCCCCTCGGGCTTTCCAGGATTACCAGAGCCTGTATCTGGACCTGCACGCCCACATGCGGGGGGCGGGGGACGGGGAGAAGGAGCGGATCAACGACGACGTGGTGTTCGAGATCGAGCTGATCAAGCAGGTGGAGATCGGGGTCGATTACATCCTGATGCTGGTGGCGAGGTATCTGGAAAAGAAGGGCTCCGGGGAGGACAAGGAGATCCGGATCGCCATCCACGGGGCGGTGGATGCCAGCCCGTCCCTGCGGAACAAGAAGGACCTGATCGAACAGTTCGTGGACGCCCTCTCCGCCAAGGCCAAGGTGGACGAGGAGTGGATCGCCTTCATCTCGGCCCGCAAGGCCCAGGAGCTGGACCGGATCATCGCCGAGGAGGGGCTTCGGGCCGACGAGACGAGAGCGTTCGTGGAGGCGGCCTTCCGAGACGGGGAGATCTCCGTCACGGGCACGGCGATCACGAAGATCCTCCCGCCCCTTTCCCGCTTCGACAAAAACGGCAGCCATGGGCTGAAGAAACAGAGGGTGCTGGAGAAGCTGGGGGCGTTCTTCGAGCGTTTCTTCGGCCTGATCTGA
- a CDS encoding restriction endonuclease subunit S produces MSRIDELIAKLCPDGVEYKAIGDLGELVRGNGMPKSDFADSGVGCIHYGQIYTYYGVWAKETRSFIPHEKAERLIKVYPGDLVITNTSENVEDVCKAVAWLGDVQIVTGGHATVLKHDQDPKYLSYYLQTPRFFAEKKALATGTKVIEVTAKSLAKIKIPVPPLEVQREIVKVLDAFTQLEAELEAELEARRRQYRHYRDALFALGNQDVSWTTMAEVGEFFRGRRFTKDDYAPDGVECIHYGDIYTQYGVAATATVSHVRSDMMPILRFAKRGDVVIAGVGETVEDVGKAVAWLGDGEVAIHDDCFAFRHSLNPKFVSYYFQTTAFHAEKNKFVARAKVKRLSGESLGKLAIPVPPLAEQERIVAILDAFDALVSDLSCGLPAEIAARRRQYEHYRDRLLSFKEAS; encoded by the coding sequence ATGAGCCGGATTGATGAGCTGATCGCCAAGCTGTGCCCGGACGGGGTGGAGTACAAGGCCATTGGCGATCTTGGCGAATTGGTACGGGGCAACGGAATGCCGAAATCCGACTTCGCGGATTCAGGTGTTGGATGTATTCATTATGGTCAGATTTATACCTACTATGGGGTTTGGGCAAAGGAGACACGCTCTTTCATCCCGCATGAGAAAGCGGAAAGATTAATTAAGGTTTATCCTGGTGATTTGGTCATCACGAATACCAGCGAAAACGTTGAAGACGTGTGCAAGGCAGTTGCCTGGTTGGGAGACGTTCAGATTGTCACGGGTGGTCACGCCACGGTGCTCAAACACGATCAAGACCCGAAATATCTCTCCTACTATCTGCAGACACCGCGCTTCTTCGCCGAAAAGAAAGCGCTCGCAACAGGCACAAAGGTGATCGAGGTCACGGCAAAGAGCCTTGCAAAAATCAAAATCCCCGTCCCGCCGCTGGAGGTGCAGCGCGAGATCGTGAAGGTGCTAGACGCCTTCACCCAACTGGAGGCGGAGCTGGAGGCGGAGCTGGAGGCCCGGCGGCGTCAGTATCGGCACTATCGCGATGCGCTGTTCGCCTTGGGTAATCAGGACGTTTCATGGACCACGATGGCCGAGGTCGGAGAGTTTTTTCGCGGGCGGCGATTTACCAAGGATGACTATGCTCCTGATGGGGTCGAATGCATTCACTATGGCGATATCTACACACAGTACGGCGTTGCCGCCACGGCGACGGTCTCGCATGTCCGTTCGGACATGATGCCCATCTTGCGATTTGCAAAGCGGGGCGACGTGGTGATCGCCGGTGTTGGGGAGACCGTCGAGGACGTCGGCAAGGCCGTGGCATGGCTTGGCGACGGTGAAGTGGCGATACATGACGATTGCTTTGCATTTCGGCACTCACTGAATCCGAAGTTCGTGTCTTACTACTTCCAGACCACAGCCTTCCACGCAGAGAAAAACAAGTTTGTGGCCCGAGCAAAGGTCAAACGCTTGTCCGGGGAAAGCCTGGGCAAGCTCGCCATCCCCGTCCCCCCCCTCGCCGAGCAAGAACGCATCGTCGCCATCCTCGACGCCTTCGACGCCCTGGTGAGCGACCTTTCCTGCGGCCTTCCCGCCGAGATCGCCGCCCGGCGCCGACAGTACGAGCACTACCGGGATCGGCTGCTGAGCTTCAAGGAGGCATCATGA
- the rhuM gene encoding RhuM family protein, with protein sequence MVHFSGSTINTLVSAYFDAAEFRAMNHEPTYMKDWLAHLEQLIAAMGGKALKGAGTVTHRQALEKAEVEYAKYQSQQVVLPSEVETAYMETVKTIQKKIAGNKNHEPD encoded by the coding sequence CTGGTCCATTTTTCGGGGTCCACTATAAACACCCTGGTCTCGGCTTATTTCGATGCCGCCGAGTTTCGTGCCATGAATCACGAGCCCACGTATATGAAGGATTGGCTCGCACACTTGGAGCAACTAATTGCGGCCATGGGCGGCAAGGCCTTGAAGGGGGCGGGCACGGTCACTCACCGGCAGGCGCTGGAAAAGGCCGAGGTCGAATACGCCAAATATCAGAGTCAGCAGGTCGTGCTTCCTTCGGAGGTGGAAACGGCCTACATGGAAACCGTGAAGACAATACAGAAGAAAATTGCGGGGAATAAAAACCATGAGCCGGATTGA
- a CDS encoding IS3 family transposase (programmed frameshift), producing MTVKRQRRSPEFKSKVALAALKGDKTLAQLSSEFGVCSVQISQWKAQLLQQLPNAFQHQERPVRAETLTAPLYQEIGRLKMELDWLKKKALELTLEAKRASVDPHHPRISIRRQCDLLGLNRSSYYVGDSWGTQTQENLEIMERLDRQYTAVPTYGSRRMTAWLRREGYDVNRKRIQRLMQLMGLEGLAPKPGKCKSHPEHEIYPYLLRSVSIDRPNQVWSTDITYLPMNSGFLYLVAVIDWHSRYVLSWGLSNTLDATFCIEALEEALSQGTPEIFNTDQGSQFTSKAFLGPLKDREIRISMDGRGRALDNIFVERFWRTLKYEWLYLNDYQEVRELKLGLREYMKFYNEQRLHSSLRYRTPQEVHFTTPGSMAV from the exons ATGACGGTCAAACGGCAACGACGATCACCGGAGTTCAAGAGCAAGGTGGCCCTGGCGGCGCTCAAAGGGGACAAGACCCTGGCCCAGCTATCCAGCGAGTTCGGCGTCTGTTCCGTCCAGATCAGCCAATGGAAGGCCCAGCTCCTGCAGCAGCTCCCGAACGCCTTCCAGCACCAGGAGCGACCGGTGAGGGCGGAGACCCTGACAGCCCCGTTGTACCAGGAGATCGGTCGGCTCAAGATGGAGCTTGACTGGCTCAAAAAAAAAGC GCTGGAGTTGACGCTTGAGGCCAAACGAGCCTCCGTGGATCCCCATCACCCCCGGATCAGCATCCGTCGCCAGTGCGACCTCCTGGGCCTGAATCGTTCCAGCTACTACGTCGGAGATTCCTGGGGCACGCAGACGCAGGAGAACCTTGAAATCATGGAGCGCCTCGACCGTCAGTACACCGCCGTGCCCACCTACGGGAGCCGTCGGATGACCGCCTGGTTACGTCGGGAGGGCTACGACGTGAATCGAAAACGCATCCAGCGTCTGATGCAGCTCATGGGTCTCGAAGGCTTGGCCCCCAAGCCGGGCAAGTGCAAGTCTCACCCGGAGCACGAGATCTACCCCTACCTGCTTCGCAGTGTCTCCATTGACAGGCCGAACCAGGTATGGAGCACGGACATCACCTACCTTCCCATGAACAGCGGCTTCCTGTACCTTGTGGCGGTGATCGACTGGCACAGCCGGTACGTCCTGTCCTGGGGACTGTCCAACACCCTGGACGCGACCTTCTGCATCGAAGCTCTGGAAGAGGCCCTGTCCCAGGGGACACCGGAGATATTCAATACCGACCAGGGCAGCCAGTTCACCAGCAAGGCCTTCCTGGGGCCACTGAAGGACCGGGAGATCCGCATCAGCATGGATGGCCGAGGGCGAGCGTTGGACAACATCTTCGTGGAACGTTTCTGGAGGACCTTGAAGTACGAATGGCTCTACCTGAACGACTACCAGGAGGTTCGAGAGCTCAAGTTGGGACTTAGAGAGTATATGAAGTTCTACAACGAGCAACGGCTTCATTCATCGCTGCGCTACCGGACTCCACAGGAAGTGCACTTCACCACCCCGGGTTCCATGGCGGTCTGA
- the rhuM gene encoding RhuM family protein, producing the protein MSKQPGGEIILYQRADAPAIDVRLDGDTVWLSQQQLADLFQTSRANVVEHIAHIYAEGELSQEATCRDFRQVRTEGSRQVARTLPFYNLDLVISLGYRVRSNIATAFRIWATERLREYLIKGFTMDDVRLKNLGGGYYWKELLDRIRDIRSSEKVLYRQVLDLYATSVDYDPKAETSVSFFKTVQNKLHYAAHGQTAAEVIAARADADKPFMGLLSFRGKQPTRAEIATAKNYLNVDELKRLNYGGPQCQDHGSGKVC; encoded by the coding sequence ATGAGCAAGCAACCCGGCGGGGAAATCATCCTTTACCAGCGTGCTGATGCGCCCGCGATCGATGTGCGGCTTGATGGCGATACGGTGTGGCTGAGCCAACAGCAGCTTGCCGACTTGTTTCAGACTTCTCGTGCCAATGTGGTCGAGCACATCGCCCATATCTACGCAGAGGGGGAGTTGAGCCAGGAGGCAACCTGTCGGGATTTCCGACAGGTTCGCACCGAAGGAAGCCGTCAGGTTGCCCGAACGCTGCCCTTCTACAACCTGGATCTCGTTATTTCGCTGGGTTACCGGGTGCGCTCAAACATTGCCACGGCCTTTCGCATCTGGGCCACCGAGCGATTGCGCGAATACCTGATCAAGGGTTTCACCATGGACGATGTCCGTCTCAAGAACCTCGGCGGCGGGTATTACTGGAAAGAGTTGCTCGATCGCATCCGCGACATCCGCAGCAGCGAAAAGGTGCTCTACAGGCAGGTGCTTGATCTCTACGCCACCAGCGTGGATTACGATCCGAAGGCAGAAACCAGCGTCAGCTTCTTCAAGACGGTGCAAAACAAACTGCACTACGCCGCCCACGGCCAGACTGCCGCCGAAGTCATCGCGGCGCGGGCCGACGCCGACAAACCGTTTATGGGGCTGCTGTCATTCAGAGGCAAGCAGCCCACTCGGGCAGAAATTGCCACTGCCAAAAATTACCTGAATGTAGACGAACTCAAGCGTCTGAACTATGGTGGACCCCAATGTCAAGACCACGGGAGCGGCAAGGTTTGTTAA
- a CDS encoding DUF1016 N-terminal domain-containing protein: MIGEHVRGGCLFDDHWTPNWGAFRLPNTAEAWPEEAIVQQAVGRLPWGHNLVLLSKLKTREERLAYAFKTLEHNWSRNVLVMQIETRLLERQGNAVKKLLDFLPESLRTSLPSIKKIKRELEGERP, encoded by the coding sequence ATGATAGGGGAACATGTGCGGGGTGGGTGCCTTTTCGACGACCATTGGACCCCGAACTGGGGGGCTTTTAGATTACCGAATACAGCCGAGGCGTGGCCGGAGGAGGCAATCGTCCAACAGGCTGTTGGACGATTGCCCTGGGGACATAATCTGGTGCTGTTGTCGAAGCTCAAGACTCGGGAGGAACGGTTGGCCTACGCGTTCAAGACGTTGGAACACAACTGGTCCCGCAACGTCCTGGTGATGCAGATCGAAACCCGTCTGCTGGAACGCCAGGGAAACGCCGTGAAGAAGCTGCTGGACTTCTTGCCCGAATCGTTGCGGACCAGCCTGCCCAGCATCAAGAAGATCAAGCGCGAATTGGAAGGAGAGCGGCCATGA